In a genomic window of Pedobacter sp. KBS0701:
- a CDS encoding aminopeptidase P family protein → MFEKKVYLQRRAALKSKINSGILLFLGNEESPMNYKDNTYHFRQDSTFLYYFGISEPSLGAIIDLDEDQAILFGDEMGIDDIVWMGRQKTLEEKSLDAGLTKVLPFAQLNTYLKQCQDKNREVHFLPPYRSENKIKLANWLNLPIDQLKEKASLNFIKAVVAQRSVKSVEEIEELDRAAVISADIHLMIMQQAKPGMYERELAAKIQGAALASGGNLAYPVILTVRGEILHNHYHGNQLREGQLVLNDSGVETALGYAGDLTRTFPVGKKFSAGQKDIYDIVLSAYTHGKNMLAPGVRYLDVHLASCKMLAQGLKDIGLMKGNIDDAVQAGAHAMFFQCGTGHMMGLDVHDMEDLGEQYVGYTDELTKNTTQFGLKSLRLGKALEAGYVLTVEPGVYIIPELIDRWKATNQFAEFINYDKLEQFRNFSGIRVEDDFLITENGSRMLGKYLALTTDEIESVRSEAY, encoded by the coding sequence ATGTTTGAAAAGAAAGTTTACCTCCAAAGAAGAGCAGCACTAAAATCAAAGATAAATTCGGGAATATTACTCTTTTTGGGTAATGAAGAAAGCCCGATGAATTATAAAGACAATACCTATCATTTTAGGCAGGATAGTACCTTTTTGTATTATTTTGGAATCAGTGAGCCATCTTTGGGCGCTATTATAGATCTGGATGAAGATCAGGCAATTCTTTTCGGTGATGAAATGGGAATTGATGATATTGTATGGATGGGCAGGCAGAAAACACTGGAAGAAAAAAGTTTGGATGCTGGTCTAACCAAAGTTCTGCCTTTTGCGCAACTAAACACCTATCTTAAACAATGCCAGGACAAAAATCGTGAGGTTCATTTCTTACCTCCTTATCGTTCTGAAAATAAGATTAAACTTGCCAACTGGCTTAACCTGCCAATTGATCAGCTTAAAGAAAAAGCATCGCTTAATTTTATTAAGGCTGTAGTGGCACAACGGTCGGTTAAATCGGTTGAAGAAATTGAAGAGCTGGATCGTGCTGCAGTAATATCTGCCGATATTCATTTAATGATCATGCAGCAGGCAAAACCCGGCATGTATGAACGCGAACTTGCAGCTAAAATTCAAGGTGCTGCATTGGCTTCGGGCGGTAATCTGGCCTATCCGGTTATTTTAACGGTTCGGGGCGAAATTCTGCATAACCACTACCATGGCAATCAGCTCCGGGAAGGACAACTGGTTTTAAACGATTCTGGTGTAGAAACAGCTTTAGGTTATGCTGGCGATCTTACGCGCACTTTTCCCGTAGGAAAGAAATTTAGTGCAGGGCAGAAAGATATTTATGATATTGTATTGAGTGCTTACACGCATGGCAAAAATATGCTGGCACCGGGGGTAAGATACTTAGATGTGCATTTGGCTTCGTGTAAAATGCTGGCACAGGGTTTAAAAGATATTGGCCTGATGAAAGGTAATATAGACGATGCCGTGCAGGCTGGTGCGCATGCCATGTTCTTTCAATGTGGAACAGGACACATGATGGGCTTAGATGTACACGATATGGAAGATTTAGGTGAGCAATATGTAGGTTATACAGATGAGCTGACTAAAAATACCACCCAGTTCGGATTGAAATCGTTAAGGTTGGGCAAAGCGCTTGAAGCGGGTTATGTATTAACGGTAGAACCAGGTGTTTACATCATCCCGGAGCTAATAGACCGTTGGAAGGCCACTAACCAGTTTGCCGAATTTATTAACTACGATAAATTGGAGCAGTTCAGAAACTTTAGCGGCATCAGGGTAGAAGACGATTTTCTGATTACCGAAAACGGAAGCCGGATGCTGGGAAAATATTTGGCCTTAACTACGGATGAAATTGAATCGGTTAGGAGCGAAGCTTATTAG
- a CDS encoding M1 family metallopeptidase — MKKITSLTLLFLTFSTLLFAQNPKKVYTLADTLRGSLNAERNWWDVQRYELSVKPDYNDKSITGSNKIVYKVVQHNNGNTRMQIDLQEPLIIDSVLYNGGSKVKFEHVGSVWYVHVPAQKLSAMNNVHIFYHGKVHQAKRAPWDGGFIFTTDSLSRPWMTVACQGLGASVWYPNKDHQSDEPNLGASLTMTVPDTLVAVGNGRLVFKKDNHDGTTTYQYNVKNPISNYCIIPYIGKYVNFKEKYAGEKGALDVNYWVLDYNYPKAKTYMPDQVHKMLKSMEHWFGPYPFYEDGYQLIDASHTGMEHQSAVSYGNGYKFGYRGRDMSGNGWGLKWDFIIIHESGHEWFGNNITTNDLADMWVHEGFTNYSETLFVDYIFGNQAGNEYNFGIRKGIKNDSPIIPPYGVNAQGSGDMYPKGGNMLHSIRHSLNNDELFRSILRGLNQTFYHKTVTTAQIENYISKKAGYNFSKVFDQYLRTVQVPVFEYYLKDGKAFYRYSDCVKGFNLPLSLKKEGIKTLKIIPSQNWQQITLAKGQNALFTKSGIEFMYYLQVKNTK; from the coding sequence ATGAAAAAAATAACCTCCTTAACCCTACTCTTCTTAACGTTTAGTACCCTGCTTTTTGCACAAAACCCCAAAAAGGTTTACACTTTGGCCGACACCTTAAGAGGAAGCTTAAATGCCGAACGGAACTGGTGGGATGTGCAGCGTTACGAACTTTCAGTTAAGCCCGATTACAATGATAAGAGCATAACAGGCTCAAATAAAATCGTATACAAAGTAGTGCAGCACAACAATGGTAATACCCGTATGCAGATCGATTTGCAGGAGCCATTAATCATTGATAGTGTTTTATATAATGGTGGTTCAAAGGTGAAATTCGAACATGTTGGCAGTGTCTGGTATGTACATGTGCCTGCACAAAAGTTATCGGCAATGAATAATGTCCATATCTTTTACCATGGAAAGGTACATCAGGCCAAAAGAGCTCCCTGGGATGGCGGTTTTATTTTTACTACCGATTCACTTTCACGTCCGTGGATGACCGTAGCCTGCCAGGGCTTAGGTGCTTCGGTTTGGTATCCAAATAAGGATCATCAAAGCGACGAGCCTAATCTGGGTGCATCTTTAACCATGACTGTTCCGGATACATTGGTGGCAGTAGGTAACGGGCGCCTGGTATTTAAAAAGGATAACCACGATGGTACCACGACCTATCAGTACAATGTTAAAAATCCGATCAGTAATTATTGCATTATCCCTTACATAGGTAAGTATGTTAATTTTAAGGAGAAATATGCAGGCGAAAAAGGTGCCCTTGATGTGAATTATTGGGTGCTTGATTACAATTACCCAAAGGCTAAAACCTACATGCCCGATCAGGTACATAAAATGCTGAAAAGTATGGAGCATTGGTTTGGTCCATATCCTTTCTATGAAGATGGTTATCAGTTAATCGATGCTTCGCATACGGGTATGGAGCATCAATCTGCGGTTTCTTATGGTAATGGGTACAAGTTCGGCTACAGAGGCAGAGATATGTCTGGCAACGGCTGGGGTTTGAAGTGGGATTTTATCATTATTCACGAAAGCGGGCACGAATGGTTTGGCAACAACATTACTACCAATGATCTGGCCGATATGTGGGTACATGAAGGATTTACGAACTATAGCGAAACACTTTTTGTCGATTATATTTTTGGTAACCAGGCTGGAAATGAATACAATTTTGGGATTAGAAAAGGCATTAAAAATGATAGTCCTATTATTCCCCCTTATGGTGTAAATGCACAAGGCAGTGGCGATATGTATCCAAAAGGAGGCAACATGCTGCATTCCATCAGGCATAGTTTAAATAACGACGAACTTTTTAGATCCATATTACGAGGGCTTAACCAAACCTTTTACCATAAAACGGTAACTACTGCACAGATCGAAAATTATATTTCTAAAAAAGCAGGTTACAATTTTTCAAAGGTTTTTGATCAATATTTGCGTACGGTACAGGTTCCTGTCTTTGAATATTACCTTAAAGATGGTAAAGCTTTTTACCGGTATAGCGACTGTGTTAAGGGCTTCAATCTCCCTTTAAGTTTGAAAAAAGAAGGAATTAAAACGCTTAAAATTATTCCTTCGCAAAACTGGCAGCAAATTACATTGGCCAAAGGGCAGAATGCACTTTTCACAAAATCGGGTATTGAATTTATGTACTACCTGCAGGTAAAAAACACAAAATAA